From Xiphophorus hellerii strain 12219 chromosome 9, Xiphophorus_hellerii-4.1, whole genome shotgun sequence, a single genomic window includes:
- the LOC116725869 gene encoding complement factor H-related protein 4-like: protein MEGSDEVQCLDTGKWDTPFPNCSEKCRKPDIPSSVRITSSVQGNAISKGDTLSFDCRQQDHIMQGSSTSSCLGNGKWSTPPPECTTAVHCSAPPPLENGDTKLFNRSDADYQTGDRVEYICQNKYTMDGDPFKTCDKGVWKGNMRCLSKLNLNISFCILIFLLFQFFT, encoded by the exons ATGGAGGGTTCTGATGAAGTTCAGTGCTTGGACACGGGGAAGTGGGATACCCCGTTTCCAAACTGCTCTG AGAAATGCAGGAAACCAGACATACCCAGTTCTGTTCGCATCACTTCATCTGTACAAGGCAATGCTATAAGTAAAGGAGATACATTGTCATTTGACTGTCGTCAACAAGACCACATCATGCAAGGGAGTTCAACAAGTAGCTGTTTGGGAAACGGAAAGTGGAGCACTCCACCGCCTGAGTGCACAA CTGCTGTACATTGTTCAGCACCACCACCTCTTGAAAATGGAGATACCAAATTATTCAACAGATCAGATGCAGATTATCAAACTGGTGACAGAGTTGAATATATCTGTCAGAATAAGTACACTATGGATGGTGACCCATTCAAAACCTGCGACAAAGGTGTATGGAAAGGAAACATGAGATGCCTGAGTAAgttaaatttgaacatttcattttgcattCTGATATTTCTGCTGTTCCAGTTCTTTACTTAA